In the Perca flavescens isolate YP-PL-M2 chromosome 20, PFLA_1.0, whole genome shotgun sequence genome, one interval contains:
- the wdr32 gene encoding DDB1- and CUL4-associated factor 10: MSSEHQSDSEDAEGSQQDRPNSREENPDIDDSDVEDDIAPSVSPSPPGSSGNRPERCGNRPERSARSPASEEREPRSEPAAVPQIGSGEVSSTDIRRGNSLFSWLQSRTIRRGVFVDPARENFRTMTNLYCSMNPAAESVNLSTQTHGAVFNLEYSPDGSVLTVACEQTEVLLFDPISSRHIKTLTEAHEDCVNNIRFLDNRLFATCSDDTTIALWDLRKLNSKVCSLHGHASWVKNIEYDTNTRLLVTSGFDGNVITWDTNRFTEDGCPHKKFFHTRYLMRMRLTPDCSKMLISTSSGYLLILHDLDLTQSLEVGSYRMLRARRTPLSSDGGTSASRSAGTPRQGNDSSKIHPPREGLSPRNSLEVLTPEIPGERDRGNCITSLQLHPKGWATLIRCSSNMDDQEWTCVYEFQEGAPTRPLVSPRCSLRLTHYIEEANVGRGYIKELCFSPDGRLICSPYGYGVRLLAFDENCGELVDCMPVQTSCLREIRSIYSHSDVVLTTKFSPTHCQLASGCLSGRVALYQPKF, encoded by the exons ATGAGCTCGGAGCACCAGAGCGACAGCGAGGACGCTGAAGGCTCGCAGCAGGACAGGCCCAACAGCAGAGAGGAGAACCCTGACATCGACGACTCCGATGTGGAAGATGACATCGCACCGagtgtttctccctctccgCCGGGGAGCAGCGGGAACAGGCCGGAGCGCTGCGGGAACAGGCCGGAGCGCAGCGCGAGGTCTCCGGCGTCGGAGGAGCGAGAGCCCCGCTCCGAACCTGCCGCCGTGCCGCAGATAGGGAGCGGCGAGGTCTCCAGTACCGACATCCGCAGGGGGAATAGCCTGTTTTCCTGGCTTCAGAGCAGGACTATAAGACGAGGGGTTTTTGTGGACCCAGCTAGGGAAAACTTCAGGACAATGACCAATTTATACTGCTCTATGAATCCGGCTGCGGAGTCTGTCAACCTGAGCACTCAGACCCATGGAGCGGTGTTCAACCTGGAGTACTCCCCGGATGG GTCTGTGCTGACTGTGGCCTGCGAGCAGACTGAGGTCCTGCTGTTTGATCCCATCTCATCCAGACACATCAAAACCCTGACGGAGGCCCACGAGGACTGCGTCAACAACATAAG GTTTTTGGACAATCGTTTGTTTGCCACCTGCTCCGACGACACCACAATTGCACTATGGGATCTCCGTAAGCTGAATTCAAAGGTTTGCTCGTTGCACGGCCACGCCAGCTGGGTGAAGAACATCGAGTACGACACCAACACTCGTCTCCTCGTCACGTCTGGCTTCGACGGCAACGTCATCACGTGGGACacaaacag GTTTACAGAGGACGGCTGCCCGCACAAAAAGTTCTTCCACACCCGTTACCTAATGAGGATGCGTCTCACACCCGACTGTTCCAAGATGCTCATCTCCACTTCCTCAGGGTACCTGCTCATCCTTCATGACCTGGACCTCACCCAGTCCCTGGAGGTGGGCAGCTACCGCATGCTGCGAGCGCGACGGACGCCCCTCAGCTCAG ATGGAGGCACGTCAGCGTCCAGGTCAGCTGGAACTCCTCGCCAGGGAAACGACTCCAGCAAGATCCACCCTCCTAGAGAAG GTCTTTCTCCCAGGAACAGCCTGGAGGTTTTGACTCCAGAGATCCCCGGAGAGAGGGACCGAGGGAACTGCATCACCTCCCTGCAGCTCCATCCCAAAGGCTGGGCCACGCTCATCCGCTGCTCCAGCAACATGGACGACCAGGAG TGGACGTGTGTGTATGAGTTCCAGGAGGGCGCGCCCACCCGCCCGCTGGTCTCACCCCGCTGTTCCCTCCGCCTCACCCACTACATCGAGGAGGCCAACGTTGGCCGGGGCTACATCAAGGAGTTGTGTTTCAGCCCGGACGGACGACTCATCTGCTCCCCGTACGGCTACGGCGTCCGCCTGCTGGCCTTCGACGAGAACTGCGGCGAGCTGGTGGACTGCATGCCCGTCCAGACCAGCTGCCTCCGGGAGATCCGCTCCATCTACTCGCACAGCGACGTGGTGCTCACCACCAAGTTCTCCCCGACGCACTGCCAGCTGGCCTCGGGCTGCCTCAGTGGACGCGTCGCCCTTTACCAGCCCAAGTTTTAG
- the cpxm1a gene encoding probable carboxypeptidase X1: MERSLYTLAAVIFLGGFFDSALTDHTTTEINSLFNNNTTTTAESVTVQPQDHSTDRPTPTAAQGKLTPAAGRDKQLDTKNISQDSEEESNNKEEETDDSKKEHKKTELDCPPLGLESLRVDDSQIQASSYQRTGLGPHRGRLNIQSGIEDGDLYDGAWCAEHEDRHQWLEVDAIHLTLFTGVILQGRNSIWSWDWVHTYKVQLSNDSVTWTASMNGTKEAIFEGNQNPETPVLGVLPVPTVARFIRINPQTWYSNGTICLRAEILGCRVDDPTDIYSSEQEPGSKDDLDFRQHNYKEMRKLMKSVTEECPNITRIYTIGKSYMGLKLYVMEISDNPGKHELGEPEFRYVAGMHGNEALGRELVLNLMQYLCREYKKGNQRIVRLVTETRIHLLPSMNPDGYEEAYKKGSELAGWADGRYSFEGIDLNHNFPDLNNIMWDAQETAADQSKVSNHYIPIPEYYTQEDAMVAPETRAVISWMQDIPFVLSANLHGGELVVTYPFDCTRDWAPQEDTPTADNAFFRWLATVYASTNLAMANPNRRLCHYEDFQAHNNIINGGAWHTVPGSMNDFSYMHTNCFEVTVELSCDKFPHVSELPIEWENNKESLLVYMEQVHRGIKGVIRDKLTKQGIADAVIKVEDHDHDIRSATDGDYWRLLNPGEYKVVVWAEGYFPSARHCRVGMEPHPTICDFTLTKTPIQRLKEIRAKGGKIPQDLQLRLRALRLRKLRASTRAINQRRESERLRQARRARRA, encoded by the exons ATGGAAAGGTCATTGTACACGTTGGCTGCAGTGATTTTTCTGGGAGGATTTTTTGACTCAGCGCTGACAGACCATACAACAACTGAGATTAATTcattattcaacaacaacaccacTACTACGGCTGAGTCTGTCACCGTGCAGCCGCAGGATCACAGCACAGATCGACCGACTCCAACAGCAGCACAGGGAAAGTTAACCCCCGCCGCTGGCAGAGACAAACAGCTGGACACCAAAAACATCAGCCAAGACAGCGAAGAAGAAAGCAacaataaagaagaagaaacagatGACAGCAAGAAAGAACATAAGAAAACAGAACTGG ACTGTCCTCCTCTCGGCCTGGAATCCCTGCGGGTCGATGACAGCCAGATTCAGGCTTCTTCCTACCAGCGGACGGGTCTGGGTCCCCACAGGGGCAGGCTGAATATCCAG TCTGGCATTGAGGATGGGGACCTGTACGACGGAGCCTGGTGTGCTGAGCATGAGGACCGGCACCAGTGGCTGGAGGTGGATGCCATCCACCTCACCCTGTTCACTGGAGTCATCCTGCAGGGCCGGAACTCCATCTGGAG CTGGGACTGGGTCCACACCTACAAAGTCCAGCTGAGTAATGACTCTGTGACCTGGACAGCCTCCATGAATGGGACAAAAGAAGCT ATATTTGAAGGAAACCAGAATCCAGAGACTCCGGTGCTCGGAGTCCTTCCTGTTCCTACCGTCGCCCGTTTCATCCGCATCAACCCTCAGACCTGGTACTCCAATGGCACCATCTGCCTCAGGGCTGAGATACTCGGCTGCCGTGTCGATG ATCCAACAGACATCTACTCCTCAGAGCAAGAACCAGGATCAAAAGACGATCTGGACTTCAGACaacacaactacaaagagatgaGAAAG CTCATGAAGTCTGTGACGGAGGAGTGTCCGAACATCACTCGCATCTACACCATCGGGAAAAGCTACATGGGCCTAAAACTGTACGTCATGGAGATCTCAGATAACCCCGGCAAACATGAACTAG GGGAGCCGGAGTTTCGCTATGTGGCCGGGATGCACGGGAACGAGGCTCTTGGCCGAGAGCTCGTCCTCAACCTCATGCAGTACTTGTGCAGAGAATACAAGAAGGGCAACCAACGCATCGTTCGGCTGGTGACTGAGACTCGAATCCACCTCCTGCCCTCCATGAACCCTGATGGATACGAAGAAGCTTATAAGAAG GGCTCTGAACTGGCCGGCTGGGCAGACGGACGATACAGCTTTGAAGGAATCGACTTGAATCATAACTTTCCAGACCTGAACAACATCATGTGGGACGCCCAAGAGACGGCAGCAGATCAATCTAAAGTCTCCAACCATTACATCCCCATCCCAGAGTACTACACTCAAGAAGACGCCATG GTTGCGCCAGAGACCCGAGCCGTCATCAGCTGGATGCAGGATATTCCCTTCGTGCTCAGCGCGAATCTCCACGGGGGAGAACTGGTGGTTACTTATCCCTTCGACTGCACCCGCGACTGGGCCCCTCAGGAGGACACCCCCACGGCGGACAACGCTTTCTTCCGCTGGCTGGCCACCGTCTACGCCTCGACTAACCTGGCGATGGCCAACCCCAACCGCCGCCTCTGCCACTACGAGGACTTCCAGGCACACAACAACATCATCAACGGCGGAGCCTGGCACACCGTCCCCGGCA GTATGAATGACTTTAGTTACATGCACACCAACTGCTTTGAGGTGACGGTGGAGTTGTCCTGTGATAAATTCCCTCATGTCAGTGAGCTTCCCATCGAGTGGGAGAACAACAAGGAGTCTCTGCTGGTTTACATGGAGCAG GTTCACAGAGGCATTAAGGGTGTGATCAGGGACAAGCTGACCAAACAAGGGATAGCAGATGCTGTAATCAAGGTGGAGGACCATGACCACGACATCCGATCAG CCACTGACGGGGACTACTGGCGTCTCCTGAATCCGGGTGAGTACAAGGTGGTGGTTTGGGCTGAGGGTTACTTCCCGTCTGCGCGTCACTGCCGCGTTGGAATGGAGCCACATCCCACCATCTGTGACTTCACCCTGACCAAAACGCCCATTCAGAGGCTGAAGGAGATCCGGGCCAAGGGAGGGAAGATCCCCCAGGACCTTCAGCTGCGTCTTCGGGCTCTGAGGCTCCGCAAGCTTCGCGCCAGCACCAGGGCCATCAACCAGCGCAGGGAGAGTGAGCGGCTGCGGCAGGCCAGGAGAGCCCGGAGAGCATGA